The Chryseolinea soli genome contains a region encoding:
- a CDS encoding DUF4184 family protein, translating into MPFTPAHPALVLPLLRWRYVSATALVIGSMAPDFEYFFKMSVNGHHGHTFWGILYFDLPVTFLLAWLFHAVVKRNAIHNLPISLQRKFQDTLALDFVTYFRSHATIFVTSALIGIASHLLWDNFTHNSGFFVQEMEVYQTVHVHYDGVRYPLFYALQNISSGVGLFIVLVYLLAKKPTYSRITRLYNPRIDYWALLVVITLIVVALRFWIKSSDYHLGNAVVTTISGFLVALVLCGWINFNNNKASS; encoded by the coding sequence ATGCCTTTCACGCCCGCACATCCGGCCCTTGTCCTTCCCCTTCTCCGTTGGCGTTACGTTTCGGCCACAGCGCTCGTCATCGGCAGCATGGCGCCCGACTTTGAGTACTTTTTCAAAATGAGCGTGAACGGCCACCACGGCCACACCTTCTGGGGAATCCTGTATTTCGACCTACCCGTTACGTTCCTGCTGGCCTGGCTCTTTCATGCTGTCGTAAAACGCAACGCCATCCATAACCTGCCGATTTCTCTTCAACGCAAATTTCAGGATACGCTCGCACTTGATTTCGTAACATACTTCAGATCGCACGCCACCATCTTTGTGACGTCGGCGCTGATAGGGATAGCCTCTCATCTTTTGTGGGACAACTTTACCCATAACTCCGGATTCTTTGTTCAGGAAATGGAGGTCTACCAAACGGTTCACGTCCACTACGATGGCGTGCGGTACCCGCTTTTCTATGCCCTGCAAAACATCAGCAGCGGCGTGGGACTGTTCATTGTGCTGGTGTATTTGCTGGCAAAAAAACCGACCTACAGCAGGATCACGAGACTGTACAATCCGCGGATTGACTATTGGGCACTGTTGGTCGTGATAACGTTGATCGTGGTAGCCTTGCGGTTTTGGATCAAGTCGTCCGACTATCACCTGGGCAATGCCGTGGTGACTACCATTTCCGGCTTCCTGGTGGCGTTGGTGTTGTGCGGATGGATTAACTTTAACAACAACAAAGCATCATCCTAA
- a CDS encoding MFS transporter codes for MQPTAITSQEKSKLWFVITASSLGTLIEWYDFYIFGSLAVILSEQFFPQTHPTAAFLSTLATFAAGFIVRPFGALVFGRLGDLVGRKYTFLITLVLMGGSTFAIGLIPGYQTIGLAAPALVLVLRLLQGLALGGEYGGAATYVAEHSPAAKRGFYTSFIQTTASLGLFVSIGVILAVRQSVGVEKFADWGWRIPFLLSSLLVAVSVFIRMRMQESPLFAKLKSEGKVSKNPLKESFMHKENLLLVLIALFGATAGQGVVWYTGQFYAMTFIEKTCSVEFVQTRNIIAVALLIGTPLFIYFGWLSDRVGRKMIMMAGLLMAVILYRPVYMQMYALADTTHQKEATQEKRIEKTHTINADGDSVVTVQTIRMFEAGNHQKETSTHFIPKAGSEKKEKTDSKKEIVLGDYAFWAMVVLVLVQVVLVTMVYGPIAAFLVELFPTRIRYTSMSLPYHIGNGIFGGLTPFVATALYESSKTDANPGGDPFAGLWYPIIVAAVCFIIGMIFLKNRKVADVID; via the coding sequence ATGCAACCTACCGCCATCACCTCACAGGAAAAATCAAAACTTTGGTTCGTCATCACCGCCTCGTCGCTGGGCACTTTAATAGAGTGGTATGACTTCTACATTTTCGGGAGCCTGGCCGTCATTCTTTCCGAACAGTTTTTTCCGCAGACCCACCCCACGGCGGCCTTCCTTTCCACCTTGGCCACCTTTGCCGCCGGTTTCATCGTGCGGCCTTTTGGGGCACTGGTGTTTGGGCGGTTGGGCGATTTGGTGGGAAGAAAATATACCTTCCTGATCACGCTCGTCCTCATGGGCGGGTCCACGTTTGCTATCGGTTTGATCCCCGGGTATCAAACCATTGGCCTGGCGGCACCGGCGTTGGTGTTGGTGCTGCGTTTATTGCAGGGGTTGGCCCTGGGGGGCGAATATGGGGGTGCGGCCACCTATGTGGCGGAACACTCGCCGGCCGCTAAAAGAGGTTTTTATACGAGTTTTATACAGACCACGGCCTCGCTCGGACTCTTTGTTTCCATTGGTGTGATCCTGGCCGTCAGGCAGTCGGTGGGGGTGGAGAAATTTGCGGATTGGGGTTGGCGTATACCCTTCTTGTTGTCGTCGTTGTTGGTGGCCGTCTCGGTTTTTATCCGGATGCGGATGCAAGAGTCGCCGTTGTTTGCCAAGTTGAAGTCGGAAGGGAAGGTGTCGAAGAACCCGCTCAAGGAAAGCTTTATGCATAAAGAGAATCTCCTGTTGGTGCTCATCGCCTTGTTCGGCGCCACGGCAGGGCAGGGGGTGGTGTGGTACACCGGCCAATTCTATGCCATGACCTTTATCGAAAAGACCTGTAGCGTCGAGTTCGTGCAAACCCGGAACATCATTGCCGTAGCCTTATTAATTGGTACACCACTGTTTATTTATTTCGGATGGCTTTCCGATCGCGTCGGCCGCAAGATGATCATGATGGCGGGCTTGCTCATGGCCGTCATATTATATAGACCGGTTTATATGCAGATGTATGCCCTGGCGGACACCACGCACCAAAAAGAGGCGACCCAAGAGAAGCGCATCGAAAAAACACACACCATCAACGCGGACGGCGACTCGGTGGTGACCGTTCAGACCATCCGGATGTTCGAAGCGGGGAATCACCAGAAGGAGACCTCAACCCATTTCATCCCCAAAGCCGGCAGTGAGAAGAAAGAAAAGACGGACTCCAAGAAGGAGATCGTGTTGGGCGACTACGCCTTCTGGGCTATGGTGGTGTTGGTCTTGGTCCAGGTTGTACTGGTGACGATGGTGTACGGACCGATCGCCGCATTCCTGGTAGAGTTGTTTCCCACGCGCATCCGCTATACCTCCATGTCGTTGCCCTACCACATTGGAAATGGCATTTTTGGTGGCTTGACGCCGTTTGTCGCCACCGCGCTTTATGAGTCCAGCAAAACGGACGCAAACCCCGGGGGAGACCCGTTTGCGGGCCTTTGGTACCCGATTATCGTGGCTGCGGTCTGCTTTATTATCGGCATGATCTTCCTGAAAAATCGCAAAGTTGCGGACGTAATCGATTGA
- the ligD gene encoding non-homologous end-joining DNA ligase — MAKRKSQWAQVGKREVELSNLEKVLFPEDHVVKAEIIEYYLKIAPTLLNYANGRALTLIRYPDGITGESFYQKNRPEWAPQWIEFVTLGKEKKDYIIATEPALLVWLANLASLELHQLHSRKPSYDLPDYMVFDLDPPEGYSFPKLIPIALSLRTVLESYGYTPFVKTTGGKGLHICCPIEATHDFHTVFEAAQDIAKPFVEKYPNDVTLQIKKDARKGRVLVDIFRIRSGQSIVSAYSLRGRNGAPVSMPLTWDELEQVKSPLEFNIHTAVEKVMRDGDAWQGFDAYAVPIHTHRPKPTAKKKNINPAGTKHKSPEQLETYTKKRDFTKTPEPAGATPDVVGSKFVVHRHHASRLHYDLRLEKDGVLKSWAVPKGLPPYPGVKRLAVQTEDHPLEYLTFDGAIPKGQYGAGDMWIYALGKYQITKDKKDGFYFRLNSKEVNGEYRIHKMKEKEWLLERVDQPQVDYLHQDIEPMLADQDAVVPKGEGYLYEIKWDGIRALVTLEDGHIKIKTRNQRDVTAQFPELQIGEKAFRATNALFDAEIVCLDPSGKPIFKRVINRLMSTGETNIQKLTKSNPAFCYIFDCLYLDGRSLVNEPLIRRKEWLADTIRPETPYRVSEHVDDGPSLLEAAREHNLEGIMAKRADSKYMPGRRTDLWLKVKIRESAEAVIIGYTPGKGNRGQTFGALHIAERIGKELHYRGKVGTGFDDATMKEISEVLKKVETTPKPDVIGKLLDEKISTWLEPVTIVEISYSKLTPDNMFREPVFIRLRPDL, encoded by the coding sequence GTGGCGAAGCGAAAATCACAATGGGCGCAGGTAGGCAAACGCGAAGTGGAACTTTCCAACCTCGAGAAAGTCCTTTTCCCCGAAGACCACGTCGTGAAGGCGGAGATCATCGAATACTATCTCAAGATCGCTCCCACGTTGCTCAACTACGCCAACGGCCGCGCGCTCACCCTCATCCGCTATCCCGACGGTATTACGGGCGAAAGCTTCTACCAAAAGAACCGCCCCGAATGGGCGCCGCAGTGGATCGAGTTTGTGACGCTGGGAAAAGAAAAGAAAGACTATATCATTGCCACCGAGCCGGCGTTGCTGGTGTGGCTGGCCAACCTGGCCTCCTTGGAGCTCCACCAATTGCACAGTCGCAAGCCGAGTTATGATTTGCCCGACTACATGGTGTTTGACCTCGATCCGCCGGAAGGCTATTCCTTTCCGAAATTAATACCCATAGCGCTTTCGCTGAGAACGGTACTGGAGAGTTACGGCTACACGCCGTTTGTGAAAACCACGGGAGGGAAGGGGCTGCACATTTGTTGCCCCATCGAAGCCACGCACGACTTTCACACGGTGTTTGAAGCCGCACAGGACATCGCCAAACCCTTCGTGGAGAAGTATCCCAACGACGTCACCCTCCAGATCAAGAAAGACGCCCGGAAAGGCCGCGTGCTCGTCGATATCTTCCGAATCCGCTCCGGCCAAAGCATTGTGTCGGCTTATAGTTTGCGGGGTCGCAACGGCGCGCCGGTATCCATGCCGTTGACTTGGGATGAGTTGGAGCAGGTGAAAAGCCCGCTGGAATTCAACATCCACACCGCGGTGGAAAAAGTGATGCGCGATGGCGATGCCTGGCAAGGCTTCGATGCCTACGCCGTCCCCATCCACACCCACCGCCCCAAACCGACGGCCAAAAAGAAAAACATCAACCCGGCCGGAACGAAACACAAATCGCCCGAGCAACTGGAGACCTACACAAAAAAACGCGACTTCACCAAAACCCCCGAACCCGCAGGCGCCACGCCCGATGTGGTGGGGAGTAAATTCGTGGTGCACCGCCACCATGCCTCGCGATTGCACTATGACTTGCGGCTGGAGAAAGACGGCGTGCTCAAATCCTGGGCCGTGCCAAAGGGATTGCCGCCCTACCCGGGGGTGAAACGCCTGGCCGTGCAAACCGAAGACCATCCCCTGGAATACCTCACCTTCGACGGCGCCATCCCCAAAGGCCAATACGGCGCCGGCGACATGTGGATCTATGCGCTGGGCAAATACCAGATCACCAAAGACAAAAAAGACGGCTTCTATTTCCGGCTCAACAGCAAGGAGGTGAACGGCGAATACCGCATCCACAAAATGAAAGAAAAAGAGTGGCTGCTCGAGCGCGTAGACCAACCCCAGGTCGACTACCTCCATCAAGACATCGAACCCATGCTGGCCGACCAGGACGCCGTCGTGCCGAAAGGCGAGGGCTACCTTTATGAGATCAAGTGGGATGGCATCCGCGCCCTCGTCACGCTGGAAGACGGCCACATAAAGATCAAAACACGCAACCAACGCGACGTCACCGCGCAGTTCCCCGAACTTCAGATCGGCGAGAAAGCCTTTCGCGCCACCAACGCTTTATTCGACGCTGAGATCGTGTGCTTGGATCCCTCCGGCAAACCCATATTTAAGCGCGTGATCAACCGCCTCATGAGCACCGGCGAAACCAACATCCAGAAGCTGACCAAGTCCAACCCCGCTTTCTGCTACATCTTCGACTGCCTCTACCTCGATGGCCGGTCGCTGGTAAACGAACCCCTCATCCGCCGTAAAGAGTGGCTGGCCGACACCATCCGCCCCGAAACACCCTACCGCGTCAGCGAACACGTCGACGACGGCCCATCGCTCCTGGAAGCCGCCCGCGAACACAACCTGGAAGGCATCATGGCCAAGCGCGCCGACAGCAAATACATGCCCGGCCGCCGCACCGACCTCTGGCTGAAAGTAAAGATCCGTGAGTCCGCCGAAGCGGTCATCATCGGCTACACCCCTGGCAAAGGCAACCGCGGCCAAACCTTTGGCGCCCTCCACATCGCCGAGCGCATAGGCAAGGAGTTACACTACCGCGGCAAAGTCGGCACCGGGTTTGATGATGCCACGATGAAGGAGATTTCTGAGGTGCTGAAAAAGGTGGAGACAACCCCCAAGCCGGACGTCATTGGCAAATTGCTGGATGAAAAAATATCTACGTGGCTGGAGCCGGTTACGATAGTGGAAATAAGTTACTCTAAGCTTACGCCGGACAATATGTTCAGAGAGCCTGTGTTTATAAGGTTGCGACCGGATCTGTAA
- a CDS encoding carboxymuconolactone decarboxylase family protein: MAHIKVPEGVPGIRSLVMFRPETGKPLYELAQVLLRDPSPLTPAERELIATHVSSRNDCMFCMSSHAAAARELYGSEGEVVDCVIQNVATAPVTEKMKALLNIAGKVQISGKAVTADDVAEARKHGATDRDIHDTVLIAAAFCMFNRYVDGLASYTPTNFEDYVPMGKRMATMGYVLPHPQPAN; this comes from the coding sequence ATGGCACACATAAAAGTACCTGAAGGTGTACCCGGCATCCGGAGTCTGGTGATGTTCCGGCCGGAAACCGGCAAGCCCCTGTATGAACTGGCGCAAGTGCTGCTGCGCGATCCTTCGCCGCTCACCCCGGCCGAACGCGAGCTCATCGCCACCCACGTGTCGTCGCGCAACGACTGCATGTTTTGCATGAGCAGCCACGCTGCGGCGGCGCGCGAACTCTATGGTTCCGAAGGCGAAGTGGTGGATTGCGTTATCCAAAACGTGGCCACCGCGCCCGTCACCGAAAAGATGAAAGCCCTGTTGAACATCGCCGGCAAGGTGCAGATCAGTGGCAAGGCCGTCACGGCCGATGATGTGGCCGAGGCCCGCAAACACGGCGCCACCGACCGCGACATCCACGACACCGTGCTGATCGCCGCCGCCTTCTGCATGTTCAACCGCTACGTGGATGGGCTCGCCAGCTACACGCCCACGAACTTTGAAGACTATGTTCCCATGGGCAAGCGCATGGCCACCATGGGATATGTTTTACCACATCCACAACCTGCAAACTAA
- a CDS encoding carboxymuconolactone decarboxylase family protein translates to MPHITLDAQLPGIRGPMAFRPETAKPLNELAEVLLRSENSLSRGDRELIATYVSSLNDCFFCQNAHGGIAQHYLQCDMAFIDNVKKDYEAMPLSGKLKSLLAIASSVQKGGKNVTPQQVEKARSLGATDREIHDTVLIAAAFCMFNRYVDGLDTWAPQDREIYVKRGPQRAADGYVNFDLYK, encoded by the coding sequence ATGCCACACATCACCCTGGATGCACAACTGCCCGGCATACGCGGCCCCATGGCCTTCCGCCCGGAGACCGCCAAACCACTGAACGAACTGGCAGAAGTATTGCTTCGCAGCGAAAACTCGTTGTCGCGCGGCGACCGCGAGCTGATCGCCACATACGTATCGTCATTGAACGACTGCTTCTTTTGCCAGAATGCTCACGGGGGCATCGCGCAACATTACCTGCAATGCGATATGGCCTTTATCGACAACGTCAAAAAAGATTATGAAGCCATGCCGCTGTCCGGCAAATTGAAATCGCTGCTGGCCATTGCGAGCAGCGTTCAAAAAGGAGGGAAGAACGTGACGCCACAGCAGGTCGAGAAAGCCCGTAGCCTGGGCGCGACCGATCGCGAAATACACGACACGGTACTGATCGCCGCCGCCTTTTGCATGTTCAACCGGTATGTTGATGGATTGGATACCTGGGCACCACAGGATCGCGAGATCTATGTGAAGCGCGGCCCCCAACGCGCCGCAGATGGTTATGTGAATTTCGACCTGTATAAATGA
- a CDS encoding TonB-dependent receptor translates to MKKLLLFVCLTLPTLLVAQTVNTVTGTITDSGTNAPVSGASLVIKGKLTGTTTDENGNFKLNTTAALPLTLVVTGVGFQKQEVTVSSASQPVAIGLSSQTELLNEMVVTASRVEESILESPVSIEKMDTRAIRETPSFSFYEGLQNVKSVEMVTSGLTFKQINTRGFNSTGNSRFLQLVDGVDNQTPGLNFAVGNLFGSSDLDMESVELIPGSASALYGPVAFNGVLMMRTKNPFQYQGLSAQARVGVNHINEQYADPHGLYDFAVRYAKAFNNKFAFKVNASYFTGLDWYATNYTDVDPGTSPEQRGDNNPARNALNIYGDDEARQLADVGRVSRTGYEERDLMNYNSYSVKLNGALHYRINDNMELIYQYNYNQGRAAYTGSNRFMLNNFNFQQHRVELKGSNYFVRAYASLEDSKDSYNGKGLGQLINKTWVRDLSGNIVPEAQADDMWFTRYREAYIGDIANVTAGSHSAARAFADQDRFLPGSADFNAQKDRLIATQGLAGAGILSQSKLYHAEGQYDFSSKIKVFDLLAGGNFRMYDMFTNGTLFDDKDHKITIKEGGAFVQASKRVINEKLKLTASLRFDKNQNFEGRFTPRASAVYTVATNHHFRTSYQTGFRNPTPGDQYIKLNAGPITILGGVPDNSKGMNVYENTFTSTSLGPFFGAFGAAVGSGTPPQQAVMQTKDLLVKSDVPYIKPERVQTFEIGYKGLLNNNLLVDANYYFSSYNDFILNQVVMQPLSHSVLGPDGKINPDAAMDLLNGNSHLYQLYTNASERVTSQGATVGFTYLLPRNYTLGANGTWADFNLRNANPNDIPAFNTPKYRTTVTFGNTEIAKNIGFNVAWRWQDTFEWTSTFNQLRPGTINAYSIVDAQLSYKMSPIKSIVKLGANNVFNNQVYQAYGSPSIGAVYYVSIVFDQLMK, encoded by the coding sequence ATGAAAAAACTTTTACTCTTTGTTTGTCTCACACTTCCCACGCTCCTCGTCGCCCAGACCGTCAACACGGTCACGGGCACGATCACCGACTCCGGCACCAATGCGCCGGTCAGCGGTGCCTCCCTGGTCATCAAAGGAAAACTCACCGGAACGACGACGGATGAGAATGGGAATTTTAAATTGAATACGACCGCAGCCTTACCGTTGACCCTTGTGGTGACCGGTGTAGGATTCCAGAAACAGGAAGTGACCGTGAGCTCGGCCAGTCAGCCCGTAGCCATCGGGCTCTCATCCCAAACCGAACTGCTCAACGAGATGGTGGTCACTGCCTCGCGTGTGGAAGAAAGCATTTTGGAATCACCCGTCAGCATCGAGAAGATGGATACGCGGGCGATCCGCGAAACACCTTCGTTCAGCTTCTACGAAGGTCTTCAGAATGTGAAGTCCGTAGAGATGGTCACCAGCGGGCTCACCTTCAAGCAGATCAACACCCGCGGCTTCAACAGCACCGGCAACTCGCGCTTCCTGCAATTGGTAGACGGCGTCGATAACCAGACACCGGGATTGAATTTTGCTGTTGGCAATTTATTCGGCTCGTCCGATCTCGATATGGAAAGCGTCGAACTCATTCCCGGTTCCGCCTCCGCGCTCTATGGTCCTGTGGCCTTCAATGGCGTGTTGATGATGCGCACGAAAAACCCGTTCCAATACCAGGGCCTCAGCGCCCAGGCGCGCGTGGGGGTCAACCACATCAACGAACAATATGCCGACCCGCATGGTCTCTACGACTTTGCCGTGCGTTATGCCAAAGCCTTTAACAACAAGTTTGCCTTCAAAGTAAACGCCTCCTATTTCACGGGCCTCGACTGGTATGCCACCAACTACACGGACGTCGATCCCGGCACATCGCCCGAGCAACGCGGCGACAACAACCCCGCCCGCAACGCCCTCAACATCTACGGCGACGACGAAGCCCGCCAGCTTGCCGATGTGGGTCGCGTATCGCGCACCGGCTACGAAGAACGCGATCTCATGAACTACAACAGCTACAGCGTGAAGCTGAACGGCGCACTCCACTACCGCATCAACGACAACATGGAGTTGATCTATCAATACAACTACAATCAAGGCCGCGCCGCCTACACGGGCAGCAACCGCTTTATGCTCAACAACTTCAACTTCCAGCAACACCGCGTGGAATTGAAGGGCAGCAACTATTTCGTGCGCGCCTATGCCAGCCTTGAAGACTCTAAAGATTCCTACAACGGGAAGGGACTTGGGCAACTCATCAACAAAACCTGGGTACGCGACCTCAGTGGCAACATCGTTCCCGAAGCCCAGGCCGACGACATGTGGTTTACGCGGTATCGCGAAGCCTACATCGGCGACATTGCCAACGTAACGGCCGGCAGCCATTCTGCCGCGCGTGCTTTCGCGGACCAAGACAGATTCTTACCGGGCTCTGCTGATTTCAATGCCCAAAAAGACAGACTCATTGCTACACAAGGTTTGGCCGGAGCGGGCATCCTAAGCCAAAGCAAGCTCTACCATGCAGAAGGTCAATACGACTTCAGCAGCAAGATCAAAGTGTTCGACCTGTTGGCCGGTGGCAACTTCCGCATGTACGATATGTTCACCAACGGCACACTGTTCGACGACAAGGACCACAAGATCACCATCAAAGAAGGCGGCGCATTTGTGCAGGCCTCCAAGCGTGTCATCAACGAAAAGCTGAAGCTCACGGCCTCCCTGCGCTTCGACAAGAACCAGAACTTCGAAGGCCGGTTCACGCCGCGCGCCTCGGCGGTATATACCGTGGCGACCAATCACCACTTCCGCACCTCGTACCAGACCGGCTTCCGCAATCCTACACCCGGCGATCAGTACATCAAGCTGAATGCAGGTCCCATCACCATCCTCGGGGGCGTACCGGACAACAGCAAAGGCATGAATGTGTATGAAAACACATTCACCTCCACGTCGCTCGGTCCCTTCTTCGGCGCATTTGGTGCAGCCGTAGGTTCAGGCACCCCGCCACAACAAGCGGTGATGCAAACCAAAGACCTGCTGGTGAAATCGGATGTACCCTATATCAAACCCGAGCGCGTACAAACCTTCGAAATAGGCTACAAAGGATTGCTCAACAACAATCTCCTCGTCGACGCCAACTATTACTTCAGCAGCTACAACGACTTCATCCTGAACCAAGTGGTGATGCAACCCCTCAGCCATTCCGTATTAGGGCCAGATGGCAAGATCAATCCCGACGCTGCCATGGATCTGCTCAATGGCAACAGCCACCTGTATCAGCTCTACACAAACGCCAGCGAGCGCGTAACGTCGCAGGGCGCAACGGTGGGTTTCACCTACCTGCTTCCCCGCAACTATACCCTGGGGGCCAACGGTACCTGGGCTGACTTCAACTTGCGCAACGCCAATCCCAACGACATCCCGGCATTCAATACACCGAAATACAGAACTACCGTAACGTTTGGAAACACCGAGATCGCCAAGAACATCGGCTTCAACGTGGCCTGGCGCTGGCAAGACACCTTCGAGTGGACCAGCACCTTCAACCAATTGCGCCCCGGCACCATCAACGCCTACTCGATTGTAGACGCGCAGTTGAGCTACAAGATGTCGCCCATCAAATCCATCGTGAAGCTGGGCGCCAACAACGTGTTCAACAACCAGGTGTACCAGGCATACGGTTCGCCTTCTATCGGCGCGGTGTATTATGTGAGCATTGTGTTTGACCAACTCATGAAATAG
- a CDS encoding carboxymuconolactone decarboxylase family protein, whose translation MPYIPVEEHLPGITGLLEYRKDSAEPIRDLTQFLLRGPNSLTEGERELIATIVSHNNQCKFCTTAHTAAADLLYGECDTTDKVKHDLENAPLSEKMKALLVIARQVQQSGKNVTAQSVDRARQAGATDVEIHDTVLIAALFCLYNRYVDGLATLEPADPAYYGTLADRLVNHGYTRLPQGYDHLKKK comes from the coding sequence ATGCCTTATATTCCTGTTGAAGAGCATTTGCCCGGCATTACCGGCTTGCTTGAATACCGCAAAGATTCTGCGGAACCGATCCGCGACCTCACGCAATTCCTGTTGCGTGGACCCAATTCATTAACCGAAGGCGAGCGCGAACTCATCGCCACCATCGTCTCCCACAACAATCAATGCAAGTTCTGCACCACGGCCCACACCGCCGCTGCCGATCTGCTCTACGGTGAGTGCGACACCACCGACAAAGTAAAACACGATCTCGAAAATGCACCCCTCAGCGAAAAGATGAAAGCCCTGCTGGTCATCGCCCGCCAGGTGCAGCAAAGCGGCAAGAACGTGACGGCCCAATCCGTGGACCGCGCCCGCCAGGCCGGCGCCACCGATGTGGAGATCCACGACACCGTGCTCATCGCCGCTCTCTTCTGCCTCTACAACCGCTACGTCGACGGACTGGCCACCTTGGAGCCCGCCGACCCGGCTTACTACGGCACACTCGCCGACCGTTTAGTCAACCATGGCTACACGCGGCTGCCGCAAGGCTATGATCATTTGAAAAAGAAATAA
- a CDS encoding MFS transporter: MKTDIDLPAASLQATENVSVGLWFTFGICLLSNIFGGTVSTLMSVYLPVVVRDLLGTVDAARLSEVSAYINALYILGWAFGGVTWGLISDRMGRAKALVLAVGLYGAFTIATGFASSWEMVVACRLLAGFGVGGVLVISATLLSEVWPERTRAIAIGILSIGFPVGIFSAGLVNFVVSDWRQGFLIGALPVGLALLSFWVVQESEKWKASRLNPTGDGLFKKAQLHQGNLVRGSLIFGSMLIGLWATFSWLPTWVQSLLVGTDGQSQRGLSMMLLGAGGLTGGFFSGWVARALGVRKAMMLCFGGCFILAILLFKFNTSFSPVIYAEIACLALFFGISQGLLSAYVPQLFPSDIRATATGFCFNIGRIVTAVAVFFIGALVTSLNGYGNAILTFSVVFLIGLVTLSLTKDESSADPKP; encoded by the coding sequence ATGAAAACAGATATAGACTTGCCGGCAGCGTCGTTGCAGGCTACGGAAAATGTGAGTGTAGGCCTGTGGTTCACGTTTGGGATATGTTTGCTGAGCAACATATTCGGCGGCACCGTGTCCACGCTCATGTCCGTTTACCTGCCCGTGGTGGTGCGCGACTTGTTGGGCACCGTGGACGCGGCGCGTCTTAGCGAAGTGAGTGCCTACATCAATGCCCTCTATATTCTGGGCTGGGCCTTCGGGGGAGTCACCTGGGGGCTGATCAGCGATCGCATGGGAAGAGCGAAAGCCCTGGTGCTGGCCGTAGGTTTATACGGGGCCTTCACCATCGCCACGGGCTTTGCTTCTTCATGGGAAATGGTAGTGGCCTGCCGCTTGCTGGCAGGCTTTGGCGTAGGAGGGGTGCTGGTGATCTCCGCCACCTTGCTCTCGGAAGTCTGGCCGGAGCGCACACGTGCTATTGCCATTGGCATCCTTTCGATCGGTTTCCCGGTCGGTATATTTTCCGCAGGCCTGGTGAACTTTGTTGTTTCCGATTGGCGGCAAGGTTTCCTGATCGGTGCGTTGCCGGTAGGGCTGGCGTTGCTTTCGTTTTGGGTCGTGCAGGAATCGGAGAAATGGAAAGCGTCGCGTCTCAATCCCACGGGAGATGGCTTGTTTAAGAAGGCGCAACTTCACCAGGGTAACCTGGTGCGGGGCTCGCTCATCTTCGGGTCTATGCTCATCGGCTTGTGGGCTACCTTTTCATGGCTGCCTACCTGGGTGCAAAGCCTGTTGGTGGGAACCGACGGTCAATCACAACGGGGTCTGTCCATGATGCTGCTGGGCGCCGGTGGTCTTACCGGCGGATTCTTTTCCGGTTGGGTAGCGCGCGCGTTGGGTGTGCGCAAGGCGATGATGCTTTGCTTTGGCGGGTGCTTCATCCTGGCGATATTGCTGTTCAAGTTCAATACGTCATTCTCTCCGGTGATCTATGCCGAGATCGCTTGCCTCGCTTTGTTCTTTGGCATCAGCCAGGGATTGTTGTCGGCCTATGTGCCGCAGCTTTTCCCGTCAGACATTCGTGCTACGGCCACCGGCTTTTGCTTTAATATCGGTCGCATTGTTACGGCGGTTGCTGTGTTCTTCATCGGGGCGCTGGTCACTTCGCTGAATGGCTATGGCAATGCCATCCTTACTTTTTCGGTTGTATTTCTGATCGGATTGGTGACGTTGTCTTTGACAAAAGACGAATCGTCTGCTGATCCTAAACCTTAA